The Malus sylvestris chromosome 12, drMalSylv7.2, whole genome shotgun sequence genome contains a region encoding:
- the LOC126593216 gene encoding ABC transporter G family member 11, with product MEIEAGKPSGVVAGGLSPLSETLWREKPGLEIVGDVSARLTWKDLTVMVTLNNGETQKVLEGLTGYAEPGTFTALMGPSGSGKSTLLDALSSRLAANAFLSGTILLNGRKRKLSFGTAAYVTQDDNLIGTLTVRETISYSARLRLPDKMAWSEKRALIESTIIEMGLQDCADTVIGNWHLRGISGGEKRRVSIALEILTRPRLLFLDEPTSGLDSASAFFVTQTLRALARDGRTVIASIHQPSSEVFELFDQLYLLSSGKTVYFGQAADAYEFFAQSGFPCPALRNPSDHFLRCINSDFDKVKATLKGSMKLRFEASDDPLEKMTTAEAIRVLINSYRSSQYSYAAREKVEEISKVKGTVLDSGGSQASFFMQAFQLTKRSFINMSRDFGYYWLRLVIYIVVTVCIGTIYLNVGTGYSSILARGSCASFVFGFVTFMSIGGFPSFIEDMKVFQRERLNGHYGVTAFVISNTFSAMPFLILITFLAGTVCYFMVRLHPGFEHYLFFVLCLYASVTVVESLMMAIASVVPNFLMGIIIGAGIQGIFMLVSGYFRLPNDIPKLVWRYPMSYISFHFWALQGQYQNDLSGLLFDNDTPDHLPKIPGEYILENVFQINTARSKWIDLSVILSMIVVYRIIFFIMIKFSEDVTPWIRGYMARRRMQQKNGNQNTTVAPDGLTQSPSLRNYARR from the exons ATGGAGATAGAAGCAGGCAAGCCCTCCGGGGTTGTGGCCGGAGGGCTGAGCCCTCTGAGTGAGACTCTGTGGAGGGAGAAGCCAGGTTTGGAGATTGTTGGGGATGTGTCTGCCAGGCTGACGTGGAAAGATCTGACGGTGATGGTGACTCTGAACAACGGCGAGACGCAGAAGGTTTTGGAGGGTTTGACTGGTTATGCTGAGCCTGGAACTTTTACGGCTCTCATGGGGCCTTCTGGTTCTGGAAAATCGACTTTGCTTGATGCTCTCTCCAGTCGGTTGGCCGCCAATGCTTTCCTTTCTGGGACTATACTTCTCAATGGCCGCAAACGGAAGCTCTCTTTTGGCACTGCT GCCTATGTAACCCAAGATGACAACTTGATTGGAACTTTAACGGTACGAGAAACAATTTCGTATTCGGCAAGACTGAGGCTGCCGGATAAGATGGCTTGGTCGGAAAAGAGGGCACTGATTGAGAGTACAATCATAGAGATGGGTCTGCAGGATTGCGCCGACACTGTTATCGGAAATTGGCATTTGCGTGGGATCAGTGggggagagaagagaagagtCAGCATTGCTCTTGAAATCTTGACGAGGCCTAGACTTCTCTTCCTTGATGAGCCAACAAGTGGACTTGATAG TGCTTCGGCGTTTTTCGTGACTCAGACATTACGTGCCCTGGCACGAGACGGAAGGACTGTTATAGCCTCAATTCACCAGCCTAGTAGTGAAGTCTTTGAACTGTTTGATCAACTGTACTTGCTTTCTAGTGGCAAAACTGTCTATTTTGGTCAGGCGGCGGATGCATACGAG TTCTTTGCACAATCCGGCTTTCCCTGCCCTGCTTTGAGGAACCCATCTGATCATTTTCTTAGATGCATAAACTCCGACTTCGACAAAGTAAAGGCCACACTCAAAGGGTCCATGAAACTCAGG TTTGAGGCAAGTGATGATCCGTTGGAGAAGATGACCACTGCTGAAGCTATAAGAGTTCTGATTAATTCCTATCGTTCTTCTCAATACTCGTACGCAGCTAGAGAAAAAGTTGAGGAGATATCAAAAGTT AAAGGAACTGTGCTAGATTCTGGAGGAAGTCAGGCTAGTTTTTTTATGCAGGCCTTCCAATTGACCAAGCGTTCATTTATCAACATGTCAAGGGACTTTGGATACTACTGGCTCAGGCTTGTCATTTACATTGTCGTCACAGTTTGTATCGGAACCATCTATTTGAATGTGGGAACGGGTTACAGTTCGATTCTG GCAAGGGGTTCATGTGCATCTTTCGTCTTCGGTTTTGTCACGTTCATGTCAATTGGCGGGTTTCCTTCTTTCATAGAGGATATGAAG GTTTTCCAAAGAGAGAGGCTGAATGGCCACTACGGCGTTACTGCATTTGTGATCAGCAACACATTCTCTGCAATGCCATTCCTGATACTTATTACCTTTCTTGCCGGTACTGTTTGTTACTTCATGGTCCGGCTCCACCCGGGCTTCGAGCATTATCTCTTCTTTGTGTTGTGCCTTTATGCAAGTGTCACCGTCGTTGAGAGCTTGATGATGGCGATAGCCAGCGTTGTCCCCAACTTCCTCATGGGCATTATCATAGGGGCTGGAATTCAG GGTATCTTCATGCTAGTCTCCGGGTACTTCAGGCTGCCAAATGACATCCCAAAACTCGTCTGGCGTTATCCTATGTCATACATCAGCTTCCACTTCTGGGCCTTACAG GGACAATATCAGAACGACCTGAGCGGCTTATTGTTCGACAACGACACACCGGATCATCTTCCCAAGATACCCGGCGAGTACATCCTGGAAAATGTGTTCCAGATTAACACCGCGAGATCAAAATGGATAGACCTGAGTGTGATCTTGAGCATGATTGTTGTGTACCGGATCATCTTCTTTATCATGATCAAGTTCAGCGAGGACGTGACGCCGTGGATTCGAGGTTACATGGCTAGGAGGAGGATGCAACAGAAGAATGGAAACCAAAACACAACAGTTGCTCCTGATGGTCTCACCCAGTCACCTTCTTTGAGGAACTATGCAAGAAGGTAG
- the LOC126592552 gene encoding phospholipase D zeta 1-like: MSSQKLIANGSVKSDAVNMNVGPFSSMPIFDELPVATIVSVSRPDTGDISPMLLSYTIEFQYKQFKWRLLKKASQVLYLHFALKKRAIIEEFHEKQEQVKEWLHSIGIVDQTAVVQDDDEPDDGAVPLHHDESVKNRYVPSRAALPILRPALGRQQSISDRAKVAMQSYLNHFMGNMNIVNSREVCKFLEVSKLSFLQEYGPKLKEGYVMVKHLPKCTGANSDVKSCAYFFLDCCSNNWQKVWAVLKPGFLALLEDPLDTNLLDIIVFNVLPASNGDGWSQIYLANQIKEHNPLRYTFRVACGNHSLRLRATTNAKVKEWVTAINDAVSRPHEGWCHPHRFGSFAPPRGLTDDGSQAQWFVDGEAAFEAIASSIEGAKSEIFITGWWLCPELYLRRPFDSNSSSRLDALLEEKAKQGVQIYILLYKEVSIALKINSSYSKKLLSNIHENVRVLRHPNRFPTGIYLWSHHEKIVIVDYQICYIGGLDLCFGRYDTVEHKVGDCPPHIWPGKDYYNPRESEPNSWEDALKDELEREKYPRMPWHDVHCALWGPPCRDIARHFVQRWNHAKRNKAPNEQTIPLLMPHHHMVLPHYMGRSREMDIKKKNKEDNQNGTNRENFSSPSPVQDIPLLLPQEADGLDAPILDQKLRAMRLNQNLLNQPTDGFIDDLHSRDLKSEANLNTVTQSGSTTPNEWSESSDNGDHAVAADDYGQIGPRTACEIQVVRSVSQWSAGSSQTEESIHSAYCSLIEKAEHFVYIENQFFISGLSGDDIIQNRVLESLYSRIVLAHKEQKCFRVIVVIPLLPGFQGGVDDGGAATVRAIMHWQYRTISWEKHSILQKLKVKLGTNTKTHDYISFYGLRTYGRLFEGGPVATSQVYVHSKVMIIDDCISFIGSSNINDRSLLGSRDSEIGVVIEDKEFFESSMNGQPWKAGKFAHSLRCSLWSEHLGLLAGEIHQINDPVSDSTYKDLWLATAKENSTVYQDVFSCIPSDSIHSRTALRQCRAQWKEKHGHTTIDLGIAPEKLLQSCEGGEVKEIDPMERLKHVRGHVVSFPLEFMQQEDLRPVFNESQFYTSPQVFR; the protein is encoded by the exons ATGTCGTCGCAGAAGCTCATTGCCAACGGTTCTGTTAAGTCCGATGCAGTGAATATGAACGTGGGGCCTTTCTCGTCCATGCCGATTTTCGACGAGCTGCCGGTCGCCACCATTGTATCAGTTTCGCGGCCCGATACCGGAGATATTAGCCCCATGCTTCTGTCTTACACCATTGAGTTTCAGTACAAACAG TTCAAGTGGCGGTTGCTGAAGAAAGCGTCACAAGTTCTCTACTTGCATTTTGCTTTGAAGAAACGTGCGATAATTGAGGAGTTTCATGAGAAGCAAGAGCAG GTTAAAGAATGGCTACATAGCATAGGAATAGTTGACCAGACAGCGGTAGTACAAGACGATGATGAACCAGATGATGGGGCTGTTCCTTTACATCACGACGAAAGTGTTAAAAACAG ATATGTTCCATCTCGTGCTGCTTTGCCTATCCTCCGTCCAGCATTAGGACGCCAGCAGTCCATTTCAGACAGAGCAAAGGTGGCAATGCAGAGTTATTTGAACCATTTTATGGGAAACATGAATATAGTAAATTCTCGAGAG GTCTGCAAATTCTTGGAGGTCTCGAAGCTCTCCTTTTTACAGGAGTATGGACCAAAGTTGAAAGAAGGTTATGTAATGGTGAAGCATCTACCAAAATGTACCGGGGCTAATTCTGATGTTAAATCTTGCGCGTACTTTTTTCTTGATTGTTGCAGCAACAACTGGCAAAAG GTGTGGGCAGTTTTAAAGCCCGGGTTCCTGGCCTTATTGGAGGATCCTTTAGATACCAACCTTTTAGACATTATTGTTTTCAATGTATTGCCAGCTTCCAATGGAGATGGATGGTCTCAAATATATTTGGCTAATCAAATAAAGGAGCATAATCCTCTACGTTATACATTTAGG GTTGCTTGTGGAAATCACAGCTTAAGGTTAAGAGCCACTACCAATGCTAAAGTTAAAGAATGGGTTACCGCGATCAATGATGCTGTTTCAAGGCCTCATGAGGGTTGGTGTCATCCTCATCGGTTTGGTTCCTTTGCTCCTCCAAGGGGTTTGACTGATGACGGAAGTCAAGCCCAATGGTTTGTAGATGGCGAGGCAGCATTTGAAGCTATTGCTTCATCTATCGAAGGTGCAAAATCAGAG ATATTCATTACTGGCTGGTGGCTTTGCCCTGAACTGTATCTAAGACGTCCTTTTGATAGCAATTCGTCTTCCCGGCTTGATGCATTACTAGAAGAAAAGGCTAAGCAAGGTGTTCAG ATTTACATTCTTCTCTACAAGGAGGTTTCTATTGCTTTAAAGATCAACAGTTCATACAGCAAGAAATTGCTTTCGAACATTCATGAGAATGTGAGAGTATTGCGCCATCCTAACCGTTTTCCCACAGGAATTTATTTATG GTCACATCATGAAAAAATTGTCATTGTTGATTACCAGATTTGCTACATTGGAGGATTAGATTTGTGCTTTGGCCGCTATGACACGGTTGAACATAAAGTGGGCGACTGCCCTCCTCATATATGGCCTGGAAAGGACTATTATAACCCAAG AGAATCCGAACCAAATTCTTGGGAAGACGCACTTAAAGATGAATTAGAGCGTGAAAAATATCCGCGTATGCCTTGGCATGATGTCCACTGTGCTCTTTGGGGACCGCCCTGTCGTGACATTGCAAGGCACTTTGTTCAGCGCTGGAACCATGCTAAG AGAAACAAAGCTCCAAATGAACAGACAATTCCGCTACTTATGCCTCACCACCACATGGTCCTTCCGCATTACAtgggaagaagtagagagatggacattaagaagaaaaacaaagaagacAACCAGAATGGGACCAACAGAGAGAATTTTTCCTCACCATCACCGGTGCAAGATATTCCATTGCTTTTGCCTCAAGAAGCGGATGGTTTAGATGCTCCTATTTTAGACCAAAAGTTACGCGCCATGCGCTTGAATCAGAATCTTCTCAACCAGCCAACTGATGGTTTCATAGATGACCTTCATTCTAGGGATCTTAAAAGTGAAGCAAATTTAAACACGGTGACACAGTCTGGCTCAACAACTCCAAATGAATGGTCAGAAAGTTCAGACAATGGCGATCATGCTGTTGCTGCTGATGATTATGGACAAATAGGTCCTCGTACTGCATGCGAAATTCAG GTTGTAAGAAGTGTGAGCCAGTGGTCTGCTGGGTCTAGTCAAACGGAAGAAAGCATACATAGTGCTTATTGTTCTCTCATTGAGAAGGCAGAACATTTTGTGTATATTGAG AATCAATTTTTTATATCAGGTCTTTCAGGGGATGACATTATACAGAATCGTGTCCTAGAATCGTTGTACAGTCGTATTGTGCTAGCACACAAAGAACAAAAGTGTTTCAGAGTTATTGTTGTCATACCACTATTACCCGGCTTTCAG GGTGGTGTGGACGATGGTGGTGCAGCTACTGTTAGAGCTATAATGCATTGGCAGTACCGGACGATTAGCTGGGAAAAACACTCAATACTGCAAAAGCTTAAAGTTAAGCTTGGTACTAATACTAAGACACATGATTACATTTCTTTCTACGGTCTGAGGACATATGGCAGACTTTTCGAAGGTGGCCCTGTGGCCACAAGTCAG GTTTATGTGCACAGCAAAGTGATGATCATAGATGATTGCATTTCCTTCATCGGATCATCTAATATTAATGACAGAAGTCTGCTTGGATCAAGAGACTCTGAG ATTGGTGTGGTAATTGAGGATAAAGAGTTTTTCGAATCATCTATGAATGGACAGCCTTGGAAGGCTGGAAAATTTGCGCATAGTCTTAGGTGCTCCTTGTGGTCCGAGCACCTGGGTCTTCTTGCAGGGGAG ATACATCAAATCAATGATCCTGTATCAGACTCAACATACAAAGATCTGTGGTTAGCAACTGCAAAG GAAAACTCAACTGTTTACCAAGATGTCTTTTCTTGCATCCCAAGTGATTCTATCCACTCAAG AACTGCTCTCAGGCAATGCAGGGCTCAATGGAAAGAGAAACATGGCCACACGACGATCGATTTGGGAATAGCCCCCGAGAAGCTACTACAGTCTTGTGAAGGTGGAGAGGTGAAAGAAATAGATCCGATGGAAAGGCTGAAGCATGTAAGGGGACATGTTGTTTCCTTCCCTTTAGAGTTTATGCAGCAAGAAGATTTGAGACCAGTCTTCAATGAAAGTCAATTTTACACTTCCCCTCAAGTATTTCGTTGA